CAACGATCGTGGAAGGGTCTACCTCTTCCCATCCCGGCGTGTCATCCGTTATCTCATGCGTCGACCAATACTCCGCGGCCTCATCGCGCGTCATCACTCCGGTACTTTCTATGCCGGCCTTTTTCAGTTCTCGTTTCATTTTCCCTTACCCTTGCGACCTGCCATTCGGCGTTCCGTGACGCTGGCGTCCCGCGCAGTCACGGTGTACCATTCACCTTGATCAACGTATTCCAGGACAACGAACAGGTACCTGCCGCCTAGTGTCTGCCCGATAACGATCGTTCGACCCAACCGATTGTAGGTGTGTAATACATTCTCGACGGACTGTTCAACCTCGTCCGGCCGAACGCCGTGGCGGCCGACGTGCTCAACAGCCTTATCATCCCAAAATAGCAAGAAAATAGGCATCGAGTACGGCTCAAATGTATTACAAAGTGTGCCATTAGTAAAGGGGTTGTGTTACAAATCTCTTTACCAATGAGGCTTTTACCGCCCTTCGAGAATCCCCTTGAGATTGCCGCCCTCGTCCTTCCAGAACCTCCAGAGGGTGGCCAGGTCTGTGCCGAGGATGAAGTGGCGGACGCCCATGTCGAGGTACTTCTTGGCGTCGTCGGGCGCGCCGATGGCGACGCGCGGGTGGACCTTGTACTTGAGGGCGGTCTTTATCATGCGGTCCATGCCGTCCTTGAGCTCCTGCGCGTCCCACTGGCCCGGCTTGCCGACGCTCAGGGAGTAGTCGCCCGGTCCGAACTGCACCATGTCCAGCCCCTCGACGGACAGAATGGCGTCCAGGTTTGCGAATGCTTCGCGCTTCTCAATCATGAAGGTGATGACCGTCTCGTCCAGCGCCTTGACGTAGTTCTCCAGCCCCGCGAGAAAGTAGTCCGCAACGCGCCTGTCACCGTATCCCAGGCGTCCCTTCCCCTTGGGCGTGTCGGAGCGCGCGGCCGTAATACACTCTTTGGCGTTTTCTACGGACTTGATGTCTGCGAAGCATATGCCGTCAATACCCGCGCCGATGGCCTTCGCGGCGAGGAAAGTACGTGGCTCCTGGTCGAATTTGATCATGGCGCCCATGCCCGGGAACAGGGCCACGGTGCGGGCGAAGTGGTCAAGCCAGTCGAGGTCCCAGGGTACGTACTCCGCCTGGTACTCTACGTAGTCAAAAGTCCCCGCGTGTCCGAGTATTTCGATTACGTCCGCGGACTTTATCATCACGTTCGTGCTTACCGTGGGCTTTCCGCTCCGCAGCTTCTCGCGCAGGTAGTTGGGTCGCATGCCAAAACTCCCTTTCTTTGAATTTGCCATATCTTCTCACATTCGGTAGAAAGCGGCATTGTCCGATAGTTCACTCGCGACTATAATCCGTGCGAGTCGAAATACGCCTGCCGGCGCCGGCAATGGAGGTCGAGATGACCGAGAAGAACGCAAAGTACAGGATAGCTGTAATCGGTGGGGGCCGCAAGGGCACGCAGCATGCCCGCGCATACGCGCTGAACCCGAAGGCCGAGATTGTTGCGATTGCAGATATGGACCAGGAGAACCTGGAG
The nucleotide sequence above comes from SAR202 cluster bacterium. Encoded proteins:
- a CDS encoding 2,4-dihydroxyhept-2-ene-1,7-dioic acid aldolase, coding for MANSKKGSFGMRPNYLREKLRSGKPTVSTNVMIKSADVIEILGHAGTFDYVEYQAEYVPWDLDWLDHFARTVALFPGMGAMIKFDQEPRTFLAAKAIGAGIDGICFADIKSVENAKECITAARSDTPKGKGRLGYGDRRVADYFLAGLENYVKALDETVITFMIEKREAFANLDAILSVEGLDMVQFGPGDYSLSVGKPGQWDAQELKDGMDRMIKTALKYKVHPRVAIGAPDDAKKYLDMGVRHFILGTDLATLWRFWKDEGGNLKGILEGR